The Terriglobia bacterium genome window below encodes:
- a CDS encoding sigma-54 dependent transcriptional regulator, with product MTASKPRILVVDDDRSICKLMGSILEMESYPFRVAMSGEQAMRAMNEEPFDILVSDIYLGDDSGLHLLEHIKAINADAEVIIMTAHGSMETAAHAVHNGAFDYISKPFVIDEMLGILRRIEEKFRLVQGATVGAELVETFPDTEIIGATPKMVEIYKKIAKVARTDSPVLVAGDSGAGKELVARAVHAHSRRSTAPFIVVNCGALPETLLESELYGHERGSFTGATGTRKGLLESASGGTVFLDEISETSLSFQVKLLRVIQEHEIRRVGSNDTVQVDIRLIAATNRDLREMVRTNRFREDLFHRLNVFTIALPPLRDRTADIPLLASYFIKLFAEKHGKAVRLAAEAVEAMKRYSWPGNVRELKNMLERAITFNDTGVIQPDELELGEVDEDVEVSAGSAAPAGAASGSLDQMERDHIIKVLKETGGNKKRAAEILGIERRTLYNKAKRLGIDFGSI from the coding sequence ATGACTGCAAGTAAGCCAAGGATCCTGGTCGTCGACGACGACCGTTCCATCTGCAAATTGATGGGCTCCATTCTCGAAATGGAATCCTATCCGTTCCGCGTGGCGATGAGCGGCGAACAGGCCATGCGCGCGATGAATGAAGAACCGTTCGACATTCTGGTCAGCGACATTTATTTAGGCGACGATTCCGGGCTTCACCTGCTCGAGCATATCAAAGCGATCAATGCGGATGCGGAAGTCATCATCATGACCGCCCACGGGTCGATGGAGACTGCCGCGCATGCCGTCCACAACGGCGCTTTCGACTACATCAGCAAGCCGTTTGTGATCGATGAAATGCTGGGGATCCTGCGCCGCATCGAGGAAAAGTTCCGGCTGGTCCAGGGCGCGACCGTCGGCGCGGAGCTGGTCGAAACATTTCCCGATACCGAAATCATCGGCGCGACGCCGAAGATGGTCGAGATCTATAAAAAGATCGCCAAGGTTGCCCGCACGGACTCACCGGTCCTGGTGGCCGGCGACAGCGGAGCGGGCAAAGAACTTGTGGCGCGCGCGGTTCATGCACACAGCCGGCGGAGCACTGCGCCGTTCATCGTGGTGAATTGCGGCGCGCTGCCGGAAACGCTGCTCGAAAGCGAACTCTACGGTCACGAGCGCGGTTCGTTTACCGGCGCGACGGGGACCCGGAAGGGCCTCCTGGAGAGCGCGTCTGGCGGCACCGTCTTTCTGGATGAGATTTCGGAGACCTCACTGAGCTTTCAGGTGAAACTGCTGCGCGTGATTCAGGAGCACGAAATCCGGCGCGTCGGCTCGAACGACACGGTCCAGGTCGATATCCGCCTCATTGCGGCCACGAACCGGGATCTCCGTGAGATGGTTCGCACCAACCGCTTCCGCGAGGACTTATTTCACCGCTTGAACGTTTTCACGATCGCCCTTCCACCGCTCCGTGACCGAACGGCCGACATACCTCTGCTGGCCAGCTACTTCATCAAGCTGTTTGCCGAAAAGCATGGCAAGGCCGTACGACTGGCGGCTGAGGCGGTCGAAGCCATGAAGCGATACTCATGGCCGGGCAACGTCCGCGAGCTCAAGAACATGCTGGAGCGCGCCATCACCTTCAACGACACGGGCGTCATCCAGCCCGACGAACTTGAGCTCGGTGAAGTTGATGAAGACGTTGAGGTTAGCGCCGGATCTGCGGCGCCGGCCGGAGCCGCGAGTGGGTCGCTCGACCAGATGGAGCGGGACCACATTATTAAAGTGCTCAAGGAAACCGGTGGGAACAAAAAACGCGCCGCCGAGATTCTGGGGATCGAAAGACGAACGCTCTACAACAAGGCGAAACGCCTCGGAATTGATTTTGGAAGCATTTAA
- a CDS encoding FecR domain-containing protein, whose translation MRRVLIVLALLLLPSALWAQGALQVTSVNGPVQWRAAASKTFVPLTRSAIQVGDELRTGDGASVILTVPDGSYMVVSENSKLVIEDFWSGSVRSIMNLMMGEVRFYIQRFGGRPNPYSVRTPTALIAVRGTIFDVNVDAAQIVEVQCLEGRVTVENGREVILEPNFKTLVRPNEYPTTPVRLDAELKKDRVIEMRKVSAPESDSNSAPSLDILLTGNDRGNRPSDPQFGSNSRAIDNTQRAKPSLTFP comes from the coding sequence ATGAGAAGGGTACTGATTGTTTTGGCTTTGTTGCTTCTGCCTTCCGCACTGTGGGCTCAAGGAGCTTTGCAGGTGACCTCCGTCAACGGTCCGGTTCAATGGAGGGCAGCAGCCAGCAAGACATTCGTGCCGCTCACCAGATCCGCTATCCAGGTTGGTGATGAGTTAAGGACAGGCGACGGCGCCAGCGTCATTCTGACGGTCCCGGACGGATCCTATATGGTCGTTTCGGAGAACTCGAAGCTGGTTATCGAGGACTTCTGGAGCGGCAGTGTCCGAAGCATCATGAATCTGATGATGGGCGAGGTCCGCTTTTACATCCAGCGCTTCGGCGGCAGGCCGAATCCGTACAGCGTGCGTACACCAACGGCGTTGATCGCGGTTCGCGGCACCATATTTGATGTGAATGTCGATGCGGCGCAGATCGTCGAAGTTCAATGTCTCGAAGGCCGCGTGACTGTGGAAAATGGGCGCGAAGTTATTCTGGAGCCTAATTTCAAAACGCTGGTGCGGCCGAACGAATATCCGACGACGCCGGTCAGGCTCGACGCCGAACTGAAGAAGGATCGCGTCATCGAAATGCGCAAGGTGAGCGCGCCGGAGAGTGACTCGAACAGCGCTCCATCGCTGGATATTCTTTTGACCGGTAACGACCGCGGCAATCGCCCCTCGGATCCGCAGTTCGGATCAAACTCGCGCGCCATCGACAATACCCAACGCGCGAAGCCGTCCCTTACCTTCCCATAA
- a CDS encoding ATP-binding protein produces MTREGTATAVATDSTQLITSLFALIPVPVAIVEQDGRVVLANSAFSDLFQNIQNVQLLPQHELEVAGRGTYELETVPLNDHGMKIVYAAEITNEVQLRRQMVHMEKMAAIGRLVSGVAHELNNPLAGILGYAQLLSRCDLDSSARRMVDVILSQAERSGKIVQNFLSLAAKTEPRRAAFDLNDAIRSVMQLRAYRENVENISITTDLAEDLPCGWGDPHQMEQVILNLVVNAEDAIGDVHRRPGSIHIKTSVEGGHLQMTVVDNGSGIQARDMARIFDPFFTTKDRHRGTGLGLSICAEIVKDHEGELYAWSTYGFGSTFTLELPIRQQAEPEPAPEARTSQGTGLRGKQILVIDDEIHITELIFDVLARHGARVDLANSGVEALDHIKSKSYDVIICDQRMPGVSGQRLYRLAESLNPELRRRFLFVTGDVVSAETKRFFTQAGVQFIRKPFRIHELVDAIEGLLNRTQPLGS; encoded by the coding sequence ATGACCAGGGAAGGTACAGCAACCGCAGTCGCTACGGATTCCACGCAGCTCATCACCAGCTTATTCGCGCTTATCCCAGTTCCTGTCGCGATCGTCGAGCAGGATGGCCGCGTTGTTCTCGCCAATTCCGCTTTCAGCGATCTCTTTCAGAATATCCAGAACGTACAATTGCTGCCCCAGCATGAACTCGAAGTGGCCGGCAGAGGAACTTACGAACTCGAAACGGTTCCCCTGAACGACCACGGCATGAAGATCGTTTACGCCGCAGAAATCACGAATGAAGTGCAGCTGCGGCGGCAGATGGTTCACATGGAGAAGATGGCGGCAATCGGCCGCCTGGTATCCGGCGTAGCCCACGAATTGAATAATCCGCTGGCCGGAATTCTCGGCTATGCGCAGCTTCTTTCGCGCTGCGACCTCGATTCGTCGGCGCGCCGCATGGTGGATGTCATTCTGTCTCAGGCGGAGAGGTCAGGGAAGATTGTTCAGAATTTTCTGAGCCTTGCTGCCAAGACCGAACCGAGGCGCGCCGCTTTCGATTTGAATGATGCCATCCGCAGTGTGATGCAGCTGCGCGCATATCGGGAGAACGTCGAAAATATTTCGATTACGACGGATCTCGCGGAGGATCTGCCTTGCGGCTGGGGCGATCCTCATCAGATGGAACAGGTCATTTTGAACCTGGTCGTCAATGCAGAGGATGCGATCGGTGATGTCCATCGCCGGCCGGGTTCCATCCATATCAAAACCTCTGTCGAAGGCGGCCATCTCCAGATGACCGTCGTCGACAACGGCAGCGGCATCCAGGCCCGTGACATGGCTCGAATCTTCGATCCTTTCTTTACCACGAAAGATAGACATCGGGGAACCGGTCTGGGGCTGAGCATCTGCGCGGAAATCGTCAAGGATCATGAGGGTGAGCTGTATGCCTGGAGCACTTACGGATTCGGTTCGACGTTTACGCTCGAATTGCCCATCCGGCAGCAGGCGGAGCCCGAGCCGGCACCCGAGGCACGCACCTCACAAGGAACCGGCCTGCGCGGGAAGCAGATTCTGGTCATCGACGACGAGATTCACATCACTGAACTGATTTTCGACGTTCTGGCGCGGCACGGAGCGCGAGTCGATCTCGCGAATTCCGGTGTGGAGGCGCTCGACCATATTAAAAGCAAGAGCTACGACGTCATCATCTGCGATCAGCGGATGCCGGGAGTGAGCGGCCAGCGTCTTTACCGGCTGGCGGAATCACTGAATCCGGAATTGAGACGCCGTTTCCTGTTCGTAACGGGAGACGTGGTAAGTGCCGAGACTAAGCGGTTCTTTACTCAGGCGGGCGTTCAGTTCATCCGGAAGCCCTTCCGGATTCACGAATTGGTCGATGCCATTGAAGGTCTGCTCAATCGAACTCAGCCACTGGGTTCCTGA
- a CDS encoding fumarylacetoacetate hydrolase family protein codes for MNFSRKNAPSVLRLGCIFGDACFDITKAIGDDLLEFPRVVFSIEEVLQVKEGLAILEDQLHGLKRSSSGIQGFLFPPADIIFRAPVMHPQKLIGIGLNYKEHITEFKREAPREPLLFAMYASAIVGPEDPIVIPQMSRQIDYEAELAVVIGRRARQVTVDTAVDYVAGYTICNDVSARDLQFGDGQWLRAKSFDTFAPMGPYLVTRNELGDGSGLGIELRLNGKTMQKSNTSNLIFDVPNLISYISRVMTLEVGDVIATGTPAGVGFVRNPPVFMKPGDVVEIEIERIGQLRNPVAEFD; via the coding sequence ATGAATTTTTCCCGGAAAAATGCTCCCTCTGTCCTGAGACTCGGGTGCATTTTCGGCGACGCCTGCTTTGACATTACCAAAGCCATCGGCGATGACCTCCTGGAATTTCCGCGCGTTGTGTTTTCGATCGAAGAAGTTCTCCAGGTTAAAGAAGGCCTGGCTATCCTCGAAGATCAACTGCATGGTTTGAAACGCTCGTCGAGCGGCATCCAAGGCTTTCTGTTCCCGCCGGCCGACATCATTTTCCGGGCTCCCGTAATGCATCCCCAGAAGCTTATAGGGATTGGCCTGAACTACAAAGAGCACATTACCGAATTCAAACGGGAGGCGCCCAGGGAACCCCTGCTCTTCGCGATGTACGCCAGCGCCATCGTCGGTCCTGAAGACCCCATCGTGATCCCCCAGATGAGCCGGCAGATCGACTACGAAGCCGAACTTGCGGTGGTCATCGGACGGCGTGCCAGACAGGTGACGGTCGATACAGCCGTAGATTACGTTGCCGGCTACACCATCTGCAATGACGTCTCCGCCCGGGATCTGCAATTCGGCGATGGCCAGTGGCTCCGCGCGAAATCTTTCGACACGTTCGCGCCGATGGGCCCATATCTGGTGACGCGCAATGAATTGGGTGACGGAAGCGGGCTCGGCATCGAGCTCCGGTTGAACGGAAAGACCATGCAGAAATCAAACACCAGCAACCTGATCTTCGATGTTCCGAATCTGATCTCTTATATTTCCAGAGTAATGACTCTCGAGGTCGGCGACGTCATTGCGACGGGTACACCGGCAGGTGTCGGTTTTGTCCGAAACCCGCCGGTCTTCATGAAGCCCGGAGACGTCGTCGAGATTGAAATCGAACGAATCGGCCAGCTCAGGAACCCAGTGGCTGAGTTCGATTGA
- a CDS encoding sensor domain-containing diguanylate cyclase: MPLPLRPKTQSEIDARKAVLSLRWLVVILASYLTLFSYIGTEQFPLVFGIALVFSLTNILLMLIPRKRFTATRIQTGIAVLDLAFVSLTLYLLRVPGNYLFLGFLAIFILAVLWRDLRLVLVSLFVVSLLFGAFSYFRFFGFQAEVNVERFLTMSLFFVVAIFYIFLWERLMQDAKTTNSMMEENRIAEAMVEMTRTLSSSLNSDEVLLSIVTRLSEVLEAEDCFIVRVDSKTGLARVLVKASQPDKRNLDINMEDHPELKQAQEARRLLFMPDAKPFGIIAIPMIAHESVLGLIDVRSARLPPVLSSANARFFEVMASTAANALRNAQLFEEVEHRARTDFLTGLPNHRFFQATLSVELGRAQRHNHPLSLLIVDLDYLKEVNDRFGHPSGDMVIRTIAAAIRTSCREIDFAARYGGEEFTVILPETPLAGAIQVADRIRDRISAEQFPGIGNITASVGVSNYPINALSKEDLIRVADQALYIAKNGGRDRVAYFNYQMITR, from the coding sequence ATGCCGCTTCCTCTGAGACCAAAAACCCAATCCGAAATTGATGCCAGAAAAGCGGTGCTTTCGCTGCGGTGGCTGGTCGTTATCCTGGCCTCTTATCTTACTCTGTTCAGCTACATCGGTACCGAACAGTTTCCTCTGGTATTCGGTATCGCGCTTGTCTTTTCGCTGACGAATATCCTGTTGATGCTCATTCCCCGCAAACGATTTACCGCCACCCGGATCCAGACCGGTATTGCCGTTCTCGACCTCGCCTTCGTTTCCTTAACCCTGTATTTACTGAGGGTTCCCGGGAATTATCTGTTTTTGGGCTTCCTTGCGATTTTCATTCTTGCCGTCTTATGGCGCGACCTGCGGTTGGTCCTGGTCTCGCTGTTTGTGGTGAGCCTTCTGTTCGGCGCCTTCAGTTACTTCCGGTTCTTCGGATTTCAGGCGGAGGTCAACGTCGAACGGTTCCTGACCATGTCGCTGTTCTTCGTCGTGGCGATCTTTTACATCTTCCTGTGGGAGCGCTTGATGCAGGATGCCAAGACGACCAACTCCATGATGGAAGAAAACCGCATCGCGGAAGCCATGGTGGAGATGACGCGCACCCTGTCGTCGTCCCTGAACAGCGACGAAGTTCTGCTTTCGATTGTTACCCGCCTCAGTGAAGTCCTGGAAGCGGAAGACTGTTTCATTGTGCGGGTCGACTCCAAAACGGGCCTGGCGCGCGTTCTGGTTAAAGCATCGCAGCCGGACAAGCGGAACCTGGATATCAACATGGAAGATCATCCGGAACTCAAGCAGGCCCAGGAGGCCCGGCGGTTATTGTTCATGCCTGATGCGAAACCGTTTGGAATCATTGCAATTCCAATGATTGCGCATGAATCGGTGCTGGGGCTGATTGACGTGCGGTCGGCAAGGCTGCCTCCTGTCCTCAGTTCTGCCAACGCCCGGTTCTTTGAAGTCATGGCCAGTACCGCCGCGAACGCCCTCAGGAACGCGCAGCTGTTCGAAGAAGTGGAGCATCGGGCGCGAACGGACTTTTTGACGGGCTTACCGAACCATCGTTTTTTTCAAGCAACATTGTCCGTGGAGTTAGGCCGGGCGCAGCGGCACAACCACCCCTTGTCGCTGTTGATCGTCGATCTCGACTATCTGAAGGAAGTGAACGACCGCTTTGGCCACCCGAGCGGGGATATGGTGATCCGGACGATCGCCGCAGCGATCCGTACCAGCTGCCGCGAGATCGATTTTGCGGCGCGCTACGGCGGAGAGGAATTCACCGTCATTCTCCCCGAGACACCGTTAGCCGGCGCCATCCAGGTTGCGGACCGGATTCGTGATCGAATTTCGGCGGAACAGTTTCCGGGTATCGGGAATATTACGGCTTCGGTTGGCGTATCGAACTACCCGATCAATGCCCTGAGCAAAGAAGATTTGATCCGGGTCGCCGACCAGGCGCTGTATATCGCCAAGAACGGCGGCCGCGACCGTGTTGCATATTTCAATTATCAGATGATCACGCGGTAG
- a CDS encoding ABC transporter substrate-binding protein/permease, whose protein sequence is MKAIPYLLIAVLIAPLQLTAAAADQELVWAADAEGGAPYTFPDPRNPAHIVGFEVDLANSLAARMGRKARFVQNQWDGLVPGLERGEYDVVINGLEITAERAERINFSNPYFYSTITLTRRIDDDRIQHADDLRGMRVGVLKVTFAERYVQSLGNVVIRSYDGQVQPYIDLALGRLDAVVMDTPIALYYASGPRVKNIELTAAQMTFGIGIRKADFDLLRQINASLDSMKRDGTLRKIYTDWGIYNASTAQAFGDREPVSNDDSPRYKDYLDAIRTEHTFKQRLEQYAQFLPLLLQGALVTLEISALSMAIAIGLGLLLAVFRVFGPAMLAWPVIAFIEVIRGTPLLIQLFIIFYGLPSIGIRFSPLWAAVIGLGLNYAAYEAENYRAGIQSIPRGQLDAALALGLTRIQTIRKIVLPQAVRLVIPPVTNDFIALLKDSSLVSVITMVELTKMYGQLAATNYDYIGIGLLTAAIYFVLGLPIARLSRMLEARLAYMKV, encoded by the coding sequence ATGAAAGCCATTCCTTACCTGTTGATCGCCGTCCTCATTGCCCCGCTGCAGCTGACGGCAGCCGCGGCGGACCAGGAACTGGTCTGGGCTGCTGATGCCGAGGGCGGCGCGCCGTATACCTTTCCGGACCCCCGCAATCCGGCGCACATCGTCGGCTTTGAGGTGGACCTCGCGAACTCGCTTGCGGCGCGGATGGGACGTAAGGCCCGATTTGTCCAGAACCAGTGGGATGGTCTCGTTCCAGGGCTCGAACGCGGCGAGTACGACGTCGTCATCAACGGCCTGGAAATCACTGCCGAACGCGCGGAGAGGATCAATTTCTCAAATCCTTATTTCTACTCCACGATCACACTCACCCGCCGGATCGACGACGATCGCATCCAGCACGCGGACGATCTCCGGGGAATGCGCGTCGGGGTGCTTAAAGTGACGTTTGCCGAGCGTTATGTTCAAAGCCTCGGCAATGTGGTGATCCGCAGTTATGACGGGCAGGTCCAGCCTTATATCGATCTGGCATTGGGCCGCCTCGACGCGGTCGTGATGGACACGCCGATCGCCTTGTACTATGCCAGCGGGCCGCGAGTGAAAAACATCGAGCTCACCGCCGCTCAGATGACCTTTGGAATCGGTATCCGCAAGGCCGATTTCGACCTGCTCCGGCAAATCAATGCGTCCCTGGATTCGATGAAGAGAGACGGAACGCTGCGGAAGATCTACACCGACTGGGGTATCTACAACGCGTCAACCGCTCAGGCTTTTGGGGACCGGGAACCGGTTTCCAACGATGACTCTCCACGCTACAAGGACTATCTCGACGCCATTCGGACCGAACACACATTCAAACAGCGCCTGGAACAGTACGCACAATTTCTGCCTCTGCTGCTACAGGGCGCGCTGGTCACCCTCGAGATCTCCGCGCTGTCGATGGCAATCGCCATCGGACTCGGCCTTCTGCTTGCCGTCTTTCGAGTTTTCGGGCCGGCCATGCTCGCCTGGCCGGTCATCGCCTTCATTGAAGTCATTCGCGGCACCCCGCTTTTGATTCAGCTCTTCATCATTTTCTACGGACTGCCTTCCATCGGTATCCGGTTTTCGCCCTTGTGGGCAGCCGTCATCGGCCTGGGTCTCAATTACGCCGCATATGAAGCGGAAAACTACAGGGCCGGCATTCAGTCGATTCCTCGCGGACAACTCGATGCAGCGCTGGCGCTCGGCTTGACCCGAATCCAGACGATCCGGAAGATCGTATTGCCGCAGGCCGTACGTCTCGTCATTCCGCCCGTGACCAATGACTTCATTGCCCTGCTGAAGGACTCTTCCCTGGTATCCGTGATCACAATGGTGGAATTGACAAAGATGTACGGGCAGCTCGCGGCAACGAACTACGACTACATCGGGATCGGACTGCTGACCGCGGCGATTTACTTCGTCCTCGGCCTGCCTATTGCACGATTGTCCAGGATGCTTGAAGCAAGACTTGCGTACATGAAGGTGTGA
- a CDS encoding ATP-binding cassette domain-containing protein: MVFRIYNTNVEYFIEFVNVSKSFGEMKVLDDVSFGVKTGETFAILGPSGVGKTVTLTHAVGLMKPDSGRIIVDGEDITFMTEQQLAEVRRKVQLVFQSGALFDSLSVWENVAFPLNDSGRSEAEIEARVAEYLKLVEIEDLAALMPSELSTGMKRAVAIARAVAAQPKAILYDEPTTMVDPLMSQTINALIRKMERQLQLTQMVVTHDIANCAEKVADRVALLNKGKFVFIGTMNELYASDHPIVREFVEEDRVRFEQDKEPA, from the coding sequence ATGGTTTTCCGAATCTACAATACCAACGTGGAGTATTTCATCGAATTCGTAAATGTGTCGAAGTCATTCGGCGAGATGAAGGTGCTGGACGACGTCTCGTTTGGCGTGAAAACCGGTGAGACATTTGCGATCCTCGGTCCCAGCGGAGTGGGCAAGACGGTGACACTGACCCACGCCGTCGGACTGATGAAACCCGATAGCGGACGGATTATCGTCGACGGGGAAGACATCACCTTTATGACGGAGCAGCAGCTGGCGGAAGTCCGCCGGAAGGTGCAACTGGTGTTTCAATCCGGCGCTTTGTTTGACTCGCTCTCTGTCTGGGAGAATGTGGCTTTTCCCTTGAACGACAGCGGGCGGTCCGAAGCGGAGATAGAAGCCAGGGTCGCGGAGTATTTGAAGCTGGTGGAAATTGAAGACCTGGCGGCCCTCATGCCCAGCGAACTCAGCACCGGAATGAAACGCGCAGTCGCGATCGCCCGCGCCGTTGCGGCCCAACCGAAGGCCATTCTCTATGACGAACCAACGACGATGGTGGATCCGTTGATGTCGCAGACCATCAATGCACTAATCCGAAAAATGGAGCGCCAGCTGCAGCTGACCCAGATGGTCGTGACGCACGATATCGCCAATTGCGCCGAAAAAGTCGCCGACCGCGTCGCGCTGTTGAATAAGGGCAAATTCGTCTTCATCGGCACCATGAATGAGCTCTACGCGAGCGACCACCCGATCGTCCGGGAGTTTGTGGAAGAAGACCGGGTCCGGTTTGAACAGGATAAGGAACCGGCCTGA
- a CDS encoding methyltransferase domain-containing protein, with the protein MMQERIRREFNQWAGSGRGRGLEKGHWETTRQLIESMAIDEYHNVLDLGCGVGWATRVLAQKASRGIVVGVDLSDRMIAQARSGYRNPHNTFFVVADASGIPTTGSFFNALLSVESIYYYPELENAFSEVYRILKPGGKACFLISYYRENVYSHEWAKHIDLPVHLLSAEEYAAALKQSGFVSALHRRIIDSTPLPEDWKPTHWFPTRQDHLHFRAEGALLLSAEK; encoded by the coding sequence ATGATGCAGGAGCGCATTCGACGCGAGTTCAACCAGTGGGCCGGGTCCGGCCGCGGGCGAGGGCTGGAAAAGGGGCACTGGGAGACGACCCGTCAGCTGATCGAATCGATGGCTATCGACGAGTACCACAACGTGCTCGATCTCGGCTGCGGCGTCGGTTGGGCCACCCGCGTTCTTGCACAGAAAGCGTCCAGAGGAATCGTCGTCGGCGTCGATCTATCGGACCGGATGATTGCCCAGGCCCGATCCGGTTACCGTAACCCGCACAACACATTCTTCGTTGTCGCGGACGCCTCCGGGATTCCAACCACCGGCAGTTTCTTCAATGCTCTGCTCAGCGTCGAGTCGATCTACTACTATCCCGAACTGGAAAACGCCTTCTCCGAGGTGTACCGGATCCTGAAGCCGGGCGGCAAGGCGTGCTTCCTGATCAGTTATTACAGGGAAAATGTGTACAGCCACGAGTGGGCCAAGCATATCGACCTTCCAGTCCACCTTTTAAGCGCCGAGGAATACGCGGCGGCACTGAAGCAGTCCGGGTTTGTTTCGGCATTGCATCGCAGGATCATCGATTCAACGCCCCTCCCGGAGGACTGGAAGCCGACTCACTGGTTCCCCACGCGGCAGGATCATCTGCACTTCCGGGCAGAAGGAGCTCTCTTGCTCAGCGCAGAAAAGTGA
- a CDS encoding HAD-IA family hydrolase encodes MRPVLIFDLDGTLVDSKKDLTASVNHIRNRFDLPVLTEEEIARFIGNGAAMLIRRALGPKASEPNVQEGLQLFLSYYRAHMLDSTVLYPGVFETLERLTDCKLAVLTNKPVHFSCAMLDGLGIYKRFAAVYGGNSFDHKKPDPVGVYQILSDTKGQRERTWMIGDSAVDVLTGRNAGVQTCGVTYGYATQTFKDAPPDFMIDNFSDLEALVHD; translated from the coding sequence GTGCGCCCGGTTCTCATCTTCGATCTCGACGGCACGCTGGTCGACTCCAAAAAGGATCTTACGGCTTCCGTAAATCACATCCGGAATCGATTCGATCTGCCTGTTTTGACGGAGGAAGAGATCGCTCGTTTCATCGGAAACGGCGCAGCAATGCTGATCCGGCGGGCGCTCGGCCCGAAGGCCAGTGAGCCGAATGTTCAGGAGGGGCTGCAGCTTTTCCTTTCCTATTACCGGGCACACATGCTGGACAGCACCGTGCTTTACCCCGGCGTTTTCGAGACCCTCGAGCGGCTCACCGACTGCAAGCTTGCGGTTTTGACCAACAAGCCCGTGCATTTCAGTTGTGCGATGCTCGACGGTCTCGGCATTTACAAAAGGTTCGCCGCCGTGTATGGCGGTAATAGTTTCGATCACAAAAAACCGGATCCCGTCGGGGTCTATCAGATCCTGTCCGACACGAAGGGGCAGCGCGAGCGTACCTGGATGATTGGAGATTCCGCTGTGGATGTGCTCACCGGACGAAACGCCGGCGTCCAGACCTGTGGTGTGACGTACGGCTATGCCACGCAGACTTTCAAAGACGCCCCGCCGGATTTCATGATCGACAATTTTTCTGACCTGGAGGCTTTGGTCCATGATTGA